One window from the genome of Candidatus Zixiibacteriota bacterium encodes:
- a CDS encoding DUF6754 domain-containing protein: MNLRSLFTRKTATLTLAFLLTPSLIWAQSVESSLFRIDRINALILVVVFSSAILLYTRWAKQGKPLFLRKIPGLDAVEEAVGRATEMGRPVLFIPGIQELDEIQTIAGISILGRVARITAQYETPLMVPVRYPLVLAAGQEVVEQAYTEMGKKDSYDKDTVRYVAGEQFAFTATVNGYMMRERPATNIYMGGFFAESLLLAETGNAAGSIQIAGTAQAEQLPFFVAACDYTLMGEELYAASAYLSREPIMTGGLKGQDFIKMIIVILVIIGVVLVTAGVGDWYVHLFEEV; the protein is encoded by the coding sequence GTGAACCTCCGATCCCTCTTCACCCGGAAGACAGCCACACTCACCCTCGCGTTCCTCCTCACCCCCTCACTGATTTGGGCGCAGAGCGTCGAGTCATCGCTGTTTCGGATCGACCGGATCAACGCCTTGATCCTGGTCGTGGTGTTCTCCTCAGCCATTTTGCTCTACACCCGCTGGGCCAAACAGGGCAAGCCGCTCTTCCTTCGCAAAATCCCCGGTCTGGACGCTGTCGAAGAAGCAGTCGGGCGCGCCACCGAAATGGGGCGCCCGGTGCTGTTCATTCCGGGAATCCAGGAACTCGACGAAATCCAGACTATCGCCGGCATTTCGATACTTGGCCGCGTGGCCAGAATCACCGCGCAGTATGAGACCCCGCTGATGGTCCCTGTCCGCTACCCGCTGGTGCTGGCTGCCGGGCAGGAAGTGGTCGAGCAGGCGTACACCGAGATGGGCAAGAAGGACTCCTACGACAAAGATACCGTCCGCTATGTTGCGGGAGAGCAGTTCGCCTTTACCGCGACCGTCAACGGGTACATGATGCGTGAGCGCCCCGCCACCAATATCTACATGGGCGGGTTTTTTGCCGAGTCGCTGCTGCTGGCCGAGACCGGCAACGCGGCCGGATCGATTCAGATTGCCGGCACCGCGCAGGCCGAGCAGTTGCCGTTTTTTGTCGCGGCGTGTGACTACACTCTGATGGGCGAAGAGCTGTATGCGGCATCGGCCTATCTCTCCCGCGAGCCGATCATGACCGGCGGCCTCAAGGGGCAGGACTTTATCAAGATGATAATCGTCATCCTGGTGATAATAGGCGTGGTGCTCGTCACTGCCGGGGTCGGCGACTGGTACGTGCATCTGTTTGAGGAAGTCTGA
- a CDS encoding protein kinase, which yields MAELPEDDRTQSFVVLTKGTMVSHYRIVEKIGAGGMGEVYLADDTRLDRHVALKFLPPHLCQDEGCRARFIREAQAAAKLSHPNIVTVHEVSELHGRPYIVMEHVEGQSLLEVIKGPGLTPDRVINLVIQVCDGLTEAQKYGVVHRDIKPSNILIDSHGRAKLLDFGLAAVRGTDKLTKTGSTLGTLGYMSPEQASGRTVDERSDLFSLGVVLYETITGRRPFTGEDEAATLHAVTHETPQPLARFCAHVPDGLQQVVDKALQKDPSVRYQSASGMMADLRLLRRRSYDTDQTIKRPDAKSRYLLPVVGMVTLILILIAVGYFALERTRLSSGQVSTRWTNSIAVLPFRDFSANRDQEPFCDGMTDALIGRLSAIKDLKVISMTSVMRFKSPDRDLKKIGHDLQVEKILEGSIQRDSGAVRVRMQLINVEDDAQLWSDQYDSELKSVFTIQDDISRSIVEAMKIELLGGEETALVKRATNSEEAYGEYVQGRYHWRKRNEDAIKKAIEHFETAIKYDSNYALAYSGLADAWSVLPTHSFITTEDALPKAREAAEKALELDDRLGEAHVSMGLVLTNARSIRNQKRSFLKLSTLIPATSGRTYGTVTCLGVWENGMRACDDCSLPTSLTR from the coding sequence ATGGCCGAGCTACCTGAGGATGACAGGACGCAATCTTTCGTTGTGCTGACCAAAGGCACAATGGTGTCGCACTATCGGATCGTAGAGAAGATCGGTGCCGGCGGAATGGGCGAGGTCTATTTGGCGGACGACACGAGGCTCGATCGTCATGTCGCCCTGAAATTTCTGCCTCCCCACCTTTGTCAAGACGAAGGGTGCCGGGCGCGATTCATACGAGAAGCCCAGGCCGCGGCAAAACTCAGCCATCCCAATATAGTCACGGTTCACGAAGTCAGCGAACTGCACGGCCGTCCTTACATAGTGATGGAGCATGTAGAAGGTCAGTCATTGCTTGAGGTGATAAAAGGACCCGGATTGACTCCGGATCGAGTAATCAATCTGGTTATACAGGTGTGTGACGGATTGACGGAAGCGCAGAAGTACGGAGTTGTACACCGCGACATCAAACCATCCAACATCCTGATCGACTCACACGGCAGAGCCAAATTGCTCGACTTTGGATTAGCGGCAGTCCGCGGAACGGACAAGCTCACAAAGACCGGTTCGACCCTCGGCACTCTTGGGTATATGTCTCCCGAACAGGCTTCGGGCCGGACGGTAGATGAGCGATCCGATCTGTTTTCGCTGGGTGTCGTGCTCTACGAGACGATTACCGGACGGAGGCCGTTCACTGGCGAGGACGAAGCTGCTACTTTGCATGCTGTGACCCACGAGACGCCTCAGCCCCTGGCGAGGTTCTGCGCGCACGTACCCGATGGGCTCCAGCAGGTAGTGGACAAAGCTCTCCAGAAAGATCCCTCGGTGCGCTATCAGTCGGCATCCGGGATGATGGCTGACCTGAGGCTTCTGCGACGGAGGTCATACGATACGGATCAGACTATCAAGAGACCCGATGCAAAGAGCCGCTATCTGTTACCTGTCGTGGGCATGGTAACCCTGATTTTGATCCTCATAGCGGTCGGTTATTTCGCCTTGGAACGAACTAGACTCTCAAGCGGACAGGTCTCTACCAGGTGGACCAATTCTATTGCTGTTTTGCCATTCCGCGACTTCAGCGCTAACCGTGATCAGGAGCCATTCTGCGATGGCATGACCGACGCGCTTATCGGCCGGTTGTCGGCCATCAAGGACCTGAAGGTCATCTCGATGACATCGGTTATGCGCTTCAAATCACCGGATCGGGACTTGAAGAAAATCGGTCACGATTTGCAAGTGGAGAAGATTCTCGAGGGCAGTATTCAACGTGACAGCGGCGCGGTCCGCGTGCGGATGCAACTGATAAACGTTGAAGATGATGCCCAGCTCTGGTCGGATCAGTACGACAGCGAGTTGAAGAGCGTATTCACGATACAGGACGACATCTCCCGCTCAATTGTGGAGGCCATGAAGATCGAGTTGCTCGGCGGGGAGGAAACCGCACTCGTGAAGAGAGCTACGAACAGTGAGGAAGCATACGGCGAATACGTGCAGGGACGATACCACTGGCGCAAGCGAAACGAGGATGCGATAAAGAAGGCCATAGAGCACTTCGAGACAGCAATCAAATACGACTCGAACTACGCGCTGGCCTATTCCGGCCTAGCCGACGCGTGGTCAGTGCTCCCCACCCACAGCTTCATTACCACAGAGGACGCGCTGCCTAAGGCGCGAGAGGCTGCGGAGAAAGCGCTGGAGCTGGATGATCGACTGGGCGAAGCGCATGTGTCCATGGGGCTTGTGCTGACGAATGCCAGGAGTATAAGGAATCAGAAAAGGAGTTTCTTGAAGCTATCGACCTTGATCCCGGCTACGTCTGGTCGCACGTATGGTACAGTAACATGCTTGGGCGTGTGGGAAAACGGGATGAGAGCTTGCGACGACTGCAGCTTGCCTACGAGCTTGACCCGTTGA
- a CDS encoding tetratricopeptide repeat protein, which produces MNLVTLSNLANKRKDARNWEEAERLYRQVLELESVPFAADRLGSLLQTLGRNEEAMALYVRVLKQFPTDEGLYARLWYLHIRMGDLEAAFNDVEELYKQRRDDTSRFISRGDVYYTVFRYDEAIENYKLALHLKPKSEMALERLVWVCLDAGRFDEAIKYANRYVEFWPDQTWSYRLRGWVNSVRGDLDQVFGDVKRLAKLAPDDLTPYALEAVTYLHLGKFARAMEIIEDKYLSSDIADNRRYGAGTNARILVAQGKFNRALAYLDSCLVADSLSDLLYDVASARLQRMYLYEEMGDFDRALAEGRRVAELYLEADPGEMIAWKDYLVQILAMRGDFDEAEEVVRWLKTKAGGRTLASNGFYYGLGAIEFARGDYESAIEYLKISADSTPDRSSSGYFQAPILLARAYLEAGQLEKAIGLYETLLTNTSTNRIDWVVQITKARYHLGRAYELAGRPRDAATQYEKFLNYWGNADVRLESVDYARARLAKLKAGS; this is translated from the coding sequence TTGAATCTTGTCACCCTGAGCAATCTGGCCAACAAGAGAAAGGACGCCAGGAATTGGGAGGAAGCGGAGAGACTGTATCGACAGGTCCTCGAGCTCGAATCCGTACCCTTTGCGGCTGACCGCTTGGGCAGCCTGCTCCAGACGCTGGGTCGCAACGAGGAAGCCATGGCCCTCTACGTGCGCGTTCTCAAACAATTCCCGACCGATGAAGGGCTATATGCCAGGCTGTGGTACCTTCACATCCGAATGGGTGACCTGGAAGCCGCATTCAATGACGTTGAGGAGCTCTATAAACAACGACGTGACGATACAAGCAGGTTCATCTCTCGCGGTGACGTCTATTACACGGTGTTTCGATACGATGAGGCTATCGAGAACTACAAACTCGCTTTGCATTTGAAGCCCAAGTCTGAAATGGCTCTGGAAAGGCTCGTTTGGGTTTGCCTTGATGCCGGACGCTTCGATGAGGCCATAAAGTATGCGAATAGGTACGTTGAATTCTGGCCTGACCAAACTTGGTCCTACCGCTTGCGCGGATGGGTCAATTCCGTCAGGGGAGACCTTGATCAGGTGTTCGGCGATGTCAAGAGGTTGGCGAAACTCGCTCCCGACGACCTGACTCCTTATGCGTTGGAGGCCGTTACTTACCTTCATTTGGGGAAATTCGCGCGTGCCATGGAGATCATCGAGGACAAATATCTGTCGAGTGACATCGCTGATAATCGAAGGTACGGGGCCGGCACCAATGCACGCATCCTAGTCGCACAGGGGAAGTTCAACCGTGCGCTGGCATATCTCGACAGTTGTCTTGTCGCCGACAGCCTGAGTGATCTCCTATATGACGTAGCGTCGGCGAGATTGCAAAGGATGTATCTCTACGAAGAGATGGGGGATTTCGATCGAGCCTTGGCAGAGGGGAGACGTGTTGCCGAACTCTATTTGGAAGCTGATCCTGGTGAGATGATCGCATGGAAGGATTACCTGGTGCAGATTCTCGCCATGCGCGGTGACTTTGATGAAGCGGAAGAAGTTGTGCGGTGGCTCAAAACCAAAGCCGGGGGACGCACGCTGGCCAGCAACGGGTTTTATTATGGCCTGGGGGCCATTGAATTTGCTCGTGGTGACTACGAGTCGGCCATAGAGTACCTGAAAATCAGTGCCGACAGCACACCGGATCGCTCGTCAAGTGGCTACTTCCAGGCACCGATCCTACTCGCCAGGGCGTACCTTGAGGCGGGGCAGCTCGAAAAAGCGATTGGTCTTTACGAAACCCTCTTAACGAACACATCAACCAATCGTATAGATTGGGTGGTCCAAATAACCAAGGCCCGGTATCACCTTGGTCGTGCCTACGAACTGGCCGGTCGCCCCCGTGACGCTGCGACGCAATACGAGAAGTTCCTCAATTATTGGGGTAATGCGGACGTGCGACTTGAGTCTGTCGATTACGCCCGTGCCCGGTTGGCTAAATTGAAGGCCGGATCTTAA
- a CDS encoding MFS transporter: MSLLKRLADFFALKRSMIAMLGMVILVGMGERMAERFLPIYLMALGGGAITIGLLGGLQNLLGALYSFPGGYLSDRIGIKKALLVFNLMAMIGFGIVILFPSIYAVLVGALFFIAWSAISLPAIMALVARVLPLSKRTMGVSVHSLVRRVPMAFGPIVGGLFISAWGEVRGVRLAFGAAILMAVVAAVMQQVMIESEHSSEKSAEDSTPEKNPLKAFRLLNPDLRNLLVSDILIRFCEQIPYAFAVVWAMKTIASPVSAVEFGVLTTVEMATSALCYIPVAYWADKTAKKPFVVITFVFFTVFPLMLLVSHSFWPLVLAFFVRGLKEFGEPTRKALILDLAPKGREAAVFGLYYLIRDTIVSLAAFGGALLWLISPATNFLVAFVFGLAGTIWFAVRGRDLTTRQRV; the protein is encoded by the coding sequence ATGTCACTGCTGAAGAGACTCGCCGATTTCTTCGCCCTCAAACGCAGCATGATCGCCATGCTCGGCATGGTCATACTCGTGGGCATGGGCGAGCGGATGGCCGAGCGGTTTTTGCCCATCTACCTCATGGCGCTCGGCGGCGGGGCGATCACGATCGGTCTTCTTGGCGGGCTTCAAAACCTCTTGGGCGCGCTGTACTCGTTTCCCGGCGGATACCTCTCCGATCGCATCGGCATCAAGAAAGCTCTGCTGGTTTTCAATCTGATGGCGATGATCGGCTTCGGTATCGTCATCCTGTTCCCGTCGATCTACGCCGTCCTGGTCGGCGCGCTGTTCTTCATCGCCTGGAGTGCGATCTCCCTGCCGGCGATAATGGCCCTGGTCGCTCGTGTTTTGCCTTTGAGCAAGCGCACCATGGGCGTTTCAGTGCACTCGCTGGTGCGGCGGGTGCCGATGGCGTTCGGGCCGATTGTAGGCGGCCTGTTTATCAGCGCCTGGGGGGAAGTACGGGGAGTACGACTGGCGTTTGGCGCGGCGATTCTGATGGCCGTGGTGGCCGCGGTCATGCAGCAGGTCATGATCGAATCCGAACATTCGTCCGAAAAATCAGCCGAAGACTCCACGCCGGAGAAGAACCCGCTCAAGGCGTTTCGCCTGTTGAACCCTGATCTGAGAAACCTGCTTGTCTCCGATATCCTGATCCGCTTCTGCGAACAGATTCCATATGCGTTTGCGGTGGTCTGGGCGATGAAGACGATTGCGTCGCCGGTGAGCGCAGTGGAGTTCGGTGTGCTTACCACTGTAGAAATGGCGACGTCAGCTCTGTGCTACATCCCGGTCGCCTATTGGGCGGACAAGACCGCCAAGAAACCGTTTGTGGTCATTACGTTCGTGTTCTTCACGGTCTTCCCGCTCATGTTGCTCGTCTCACACTCGTTTTGGCCGCTGGTGCTGGCGTTTTTCGTGCGCGGGCTGAAAGAATTCGGTGAACCTACGCGCAAGGCTCTGATACTGGACCTGGCGCCCAAAGGCCGTGAGGCGGCGGTATTCGGACTATACTACCTGATTCGAGACACAATCGTATCGCTGGCCGCGTTCGGCGGCGCGCTGCTCTGGCTGATAAGCCCGGCCACGAATTTTCTGGTAGCATTCGTTTTCGGACTCGCCGGAACAATTTGGTTTGCGGTTCGCGGTCGCGACCTCACTACGCGGCAGAGAGTGTGA
- a CDS encoding decaprenyl-phosphate phosphoribosyltransferase has product MWRDLIKVVRPQQWLKNSVVLAAIVFAGELGDSAKLEHALLATGLFCLLSSAMYVFNDIIDRAKDRRHPLKKDRPLASGRLAVAPAAALGFALIVIGLGGSSWLGGGFFAASAAFLALNVAYSMLLKDVVILDAMTVAISFVLRAYAGAIAIDVAASKWLLINTLLLALFLSFGKRRHELVLLDSDATAHRRILGKYSPYLLDQCIGVTTASVVVMYMLYSFSSEVMDKLGTHNLFLTIPFVVYGVFRYLYLIHKEEKGGSPMRVLITDRPILITVTLWILTVMAVLYWV; this is encoded by the coding sequence ATGTGGCGGGACCTGATCAAAGTTGTACGACCCCAACAATGGCTCAAAAACAGCGTGGTGCTGGCGGCGATTGTTTTCGCCGGGGAACTCGGTGACAGCGCCAAACTGGAGCACGCCCTCCTGGCCACCGGGTTGTTCTGCCTGCTGTCGTCGGCGATGTACGTTTTCAACGATATCATCGACCGCGCTAAAGACCGCCGTCATCCACTCAAAAAAGACCGCCCGCTTGCCTCGGGCCGACTCGCCGTGGCCCCCGCCGCCGCGCTCGGTTTCGCGCTGATTGTGATCGGCCTGGGCGGATCGTCGTGGCTGGGCGGGGGATTCTTCGCCGCCTCGGCGGCGTTTCTCGCCCTCAATGTCGCCTACTCGATGCTTTTGAAGGATGTGGTGATACTCGACGCCATGACTGTCGCGATCAGTTTCGTGCTTCGCGCCTACGCCGGCGCTATAGCGATTGACGTGGCGGCCTCAAAGTGGCTGCTCATCAACACGCTGCTGCTCGCGCTGTTTTTGTCGTTCGGTAAACGACGCCACGAACTGGTGCTGCTCGATTCCGATGCCACCGCACATCGCCGCATCCTGGGCAAATACTCGCCGTATCTGCTGGATCAGTGTATCGGGGTGACTACCGCGTCGGTGGTGGTAATGTACATGTTGTATTCCTTCTCATCCGAAGTGATGGACAAACTAGGGACACACAACCTGTTTCTGACCATTCCGTTCGTAGTGTACGGCGTATTTCGGTATCTGTATCTGATCCACAAAGAGGAGAAGGGCGGCTCGCCGATGCGGGTTCTGATTACCGACCGCCCGATTCTGATCACAGTGACGCTGTGGATATTGACCGTAATGGCGGTGTTGTATTGGGTGTGA
- a CDS encoding diacylglycerol kinase family protein, with the protein MIRKRQRRVPSGHYALLVNRRASNYEPKAVEKLVASIRAAGQSYTIYEPETAVDLLRQAEVAAGQRQASAAYPRPYERGGKVTALVACGGDGTFNLVARVGQKADLPVGQLPLGKTNNVALSFYGTSEPSQAIKNILSSGARATNVGLAGNLPFFGSVGLGFAPKFIEELAKRPLPRFTMGWSQLGAKVAAQVTLARTVVKVDAFRFEIQPIILNVNILSHSMGLPLTLSSVPDDGQIELVFDAGLQAGHFSSFTRLIRKKQYLYSDEFRLFRGREISVEPVAGRMMYLDGELIELPTDLLEIRIDGKKLQVLS; encoded by the coding sequence ATGATTCGCAAACGTCAACGCCGGGTACCCTCCGGTCACTACGCCCTGTTGGTGAACCGTCGCGCCTCTAACTATGAGCCGAAGGCGGTAGAGAAACTGGTGGCCTCGATTCGGGCGGCCGGGCAGTCCTACACGATTTACGAACCTGAAACAGCAGTCGATCTGCTTCGTCAGGCCGAAGTCGCCGCCGGGCAACGTCAGGCGAGCGCGGCGTATCCGCGGCCGTACGAGCGAGGCGGCAAGGTTACGGCGCTGGTCGCCTGCGGCGGTGACGGGACTTTCAATCTCGTGGCGCGGGTTGGTCAGAAAGCTGACTTACCGGTGGGGCAACTTCCACTGGGCAAAACGAACAATGTCGCCTTGTCGTTTTACGGCACATCCGAACCATCGCAAGCAATCAAGAACATACTTTCATCCGGAGCCCGCGCAACCAATGTCGGCCTGGCCGGTAATTTGCCGTTTTTCGGATCAGTGGGACTCGGTTTCGCCCCCAAGTTTATCGAGGAACTGGCTAAACGCCCCCTTCCACGATTTACGATGGGATGGTCTCAGTTGGGCGCGAAGGTAGCTGCCCAGGTGACCTTGGCGAGGACTGTAGTCAAAGTCGACGCCTTCCGTTTCGAGATCCAACCGATCATCCTCAATGTCAACATCCTGAGTCACAGCATGGGTCTCCCGCTGACGCTTTCGTCGGTGCCCGACGACGGGCAGATCGAGCTGGTTTTCGATGCCGGTCTGCAGGCGGGACATTTCTCATCGTTCACGCGTCTAATAAGAAAGAAGCAGTATCTATATAGCGACGAATTCCGGCTCTTTCGCGGGCGCGAAATCTCAGTCGAGCCGGTAGCCGGGCGGATGATGTACCTTGACGGTGAGCTTATTGAGCTGCCAACCGATCTTTTGGAAATCAGGATTGACGGAAAGAAGCTACAAGTCCTTAGCTAA
- a CDS encoding DUF5683 domain-containing protein has translation MTERSYKSLAKAFAALAYCVAVSTPACAQADADSVRVDSILSPVATPAVAPVDTLVFIPEPTTSSAEDVTNPVDLEKHLTQQPTVALFKSLLVPGLGQLGNRRYIKAGVVAGLEIWLVGKALDFDRQADNAREAYENATSLGERRSLYYEYDSLRKSRGKYAWLAGLTVFVSMFDAYVDAHLSGSPTDRRNEKFSVEIVPDDNGGALALFSCRF, from the coding sequence TTGACGGAAAGAAGCTACAAGTCCTTAGCTAAGGCTTTCGCGGCTCTTGCGTACTGTGTCGCAGTCTCCACGCCGGCGTGCGCTCAAGCCGACGCTGACTCCGTCCGGGTCGATTCAATCTTGTCGCCCGTCGCCACACCTGCAGTCGCACCAGTTGACACCTTAGTCTTCATCCCTGAGCCGACCACATCGTCTGCTGAAGATGTCACCAATCCGGTTGATCTGGAAAAGCACTTGACCCAGCAGCCGACAGTGGCGCTGTTCAAGTCGCTGCTGGTGCCGGGGCTGGGGCAGCTCGGCAATCGACGTTATATCAAAGCCGGTGTGGTGGCCGGGCTGGAAATCTGGCTGGTAGGGAAAGCGCTCGATTTCGACCGTCAGGCCGACAATGCCCGAGAGGCGTATGAAAACGCAACGAGTCTCGGCGAGCGGCGCAGTTTGTATTATGAGTATGACAGCCTGCGCAAGAGCCGGGGGAAATACGCCTGGCTGGCCGGGCTGACAGTGTTTGTCTCCATGTTCGACGCTTATGTCGATGCCCACCTGTCAGGCTCGCCCACCGACAGGCGCAACGAAAAATTCTCGGTTGAGATTGTCCCCGATGATAACGGGGGGGCGCTGGCTCTCTTTTCCTGTCGCTTCTAA